The genomic region CATGCTGTCAATTCCTTCACAATTTATATCTTTTATCATAACTTGAAGTTCTTTTTCAGAGTCATCTCCTGAAATCATATATATCTCAACATTTTCATCAGAATTAGTGGTTTTTCCATCTTCATCAATAACAATTGTTTTAGTTTCACAATTGGTTTCCCCTTTTTCGTCTGTTTTTATGATAGTTATAATTTTTGTAGCACCGTCTTCATCTTCAATAATTTCTACATCAATATTTTTAATCAGAGAGTCAATGTCAATATCCGAATCATCACCAATAACTTTAACAAACATTTCATGTTCTCCTGCCTCTTTTTCGATAATGTCAATTTGATAGGTTTTCAATAAAGAATCAATATCTATATTTATATCATCCTCATCTAATTCTACACACATTGTGTATGCCAGAGTTTTCGTTCCATTTTTATCTATCTTGAGTTTTTTAAGCAAAGAATCAGGATTGCAGGCTTTATCTCCTTCAATAATCTTCACAATCATTTTTGCGTGTTCACCGTTTTCTTCATCAGATTCAATAAAAATATCCAGAGTTTGCAAAAGCGAATCTATATTGCATTCTTCGTCGCTTAATATCATATTTGACAATACATCTTTTAATGCAAAATTTTCGTTTATTACGATTGTTGTATCAAAAGCAACTTTTTTCCCATCTACATATCTTATTATTTTTACAGAAACTTTGTCACCATCAACATTATTTCCATAATTTATAAATGCCTGAGTTGAGAAAAATGTAGCAATCAACATTATCACAACAAGAATTGCAGATAAATTCTTAAATCTTTTTTTCATAATATATTCCTCCAAAAAATTAGTTAATAATTCAATTTTAAATCTGGTACAAATGTAATTCAGAAATCAATCAACAGTAGTTATAGTAAGGTTAAAAAAAGTTATGAAAAAGTTAAAGTTTAGATTAATAGATTAATATGAACTAATTTTGAATTGTGAAAAAGGGATTTTTAATTATATTAATTGTATTGATGAGCGTTGCTCTCACGGGAATTGTTATTGTTCAGTTGTTGTGGATAAACAATGCTACCGAAGTAAAAGAGAAACTTTTTGACAGAGCGGTTAACGAAGCATTAAATAGTGTTAT from Bacteroidota bacterium harbors:
- a CDS encoding T9SS type A sorting domain-containing protein, whose translation is MKKRFKNLSAILVVIMLIATFFSTQAFINYGNNVDGDKVSVKIIRYVDGKKVAFDTTIVINENFALKDVLSNMILSDEECNIDSLLQTLDIFIESDEENGEHAKMIVKIIEGDKACNPDSLLKKLKIDKNGTKTLAYTMCVELDEDDINIDIDSLLKTYQIDIIEKEAGEHEMFVKVIGDDSDIDIDSLIKNIDVEIIEDEDGATKIITIIKTDEKGETNCETKTIVIDEDGKTTNSDENVEIYMISGDDSEKELQVMIKDINCEGIDSMISNIDIDIDTINGKVIVKYIELGENHQKSNIVRSKCIVIKLDVKIGELNNEDLKILKKTGVPIPSENTELKIDELKFYPNPNDGKFNLSFQSESKSAVSIKIYDISGKEVYSKLISNFDGAFDEKINISDKGKGNYFINISQNDKVLNRKIVIQ